A DNA window from Haliovirga abyssi contains the following coding sequences:
- the tgt gene encoding tRNA guanosine(34) transglycosylase Tgt — translation MKKMLPVKYTLKKTDGKARLGEIETPHGKIQTPIFMPVGTQATVKTMTPEELKEIKAEIILSNTYHLFLRPGDELIAKAGGLHKFMHWDRPILTDSGGFQVFSLGALRKITEEGVKFNSHIDGRKLFISPEKSIEIQNNLGSDIMMAFDECPPYPAEYEYVKQSLHRTTRWAKRCIDTNKHKDRQGLFGIVQGGVHEDLRDISLEELMQYEDEFSGFAIGGLSVGEPKEHMYRILDYITPKLPENKPRYLMGVGEPLDILEAVSQGIDMMDCVLPSRIGRHGTVFTRTGKLVVKNAKYKEDFTPIDEECDCYVCKNYTRGYIRHLFKANELLGMRLATYHNLHFLIKMMDEIREAIAEDRFYEYKENFIKKYTGEK, via the coding sequence ATGAAAAAAATGTTACCTGTAAAATATACTTTAAAAAAAACTGATGGAAAAGCTAGACTAGGAGAAATTGAAACACCTCATGGGAAAATACAAACTCCTATATTTATGCCAGTTGGGACACAAGCAACTGTAAAAACAATGACACCAGAAGAGTTAAAAGAGATAAAAGCAGAAATAATTTTAAGTAATACATATCATCTATTTTTGAGACCAGGAGATGAACTAATTGCAAAAGCAGGAGGATTACATAAATTTATGCATTGGGATAGACCAATATTAACAGATAGTGGTGGATTCCAAGTTTTTAGTCTTGGAGCATTAAGAAAAATAACAGAAGAAGGGGTAAAATTTAATTCTCATATAGATGGAAGAAAACTTTTTATCTCACCAGAAAAATCAATTGAAATACAAAACAATCTTGGTTCGGATATAATGATGGCATTTGATGAATGTCCACCATATCCAGCAGAATATGAATATGTAAAGCAATCACTTCACAGGACTACAAGATGGGCAAAAAGGTGTATAGATACAAATAAACATAAAGACAGACAAGGTTTATTTGGAATAGTTCAAGGTGGAGTTCATGAAGATTTGAGAGATATAAGCTTGGAAGAACTTATGCAGTATGAAGATGAATTTAGTGGATTTGCAATTGGTGGGCTTAGTGTAGGAGAGCCAAAAGAGCATATGTATAGAATTTTAGATTATATAACACCTAAATTGCCTGAAAATAAACCTAGATATTTAATGGGAGTGGGAGAACCACTTGATATATTAGAAGCTGTTTCTCAAGGAATAGATATGATGGATTGCGTATTACCTAGTAGAATAGGAAGACACGGTACTGTGTTTACAAGAACTGGAAAATTAGTTGTAAAAAATGCTAAATATAAAGAGGATTTTACGCCTATTGATGAAGAATGTGATTGTTATGTTTGTAAAAATTATACAAGAGGCTATATTAGACATCTTTTTAAAGCAAATGAACTATTGGGAATGAGACTGGCTACTTATCATAATTTACATTTTTTGATAAAAATGATGGATGAAATAAGAGAGGCTATTGCAGAAGATAGATTTTATGAATATAAAGAAAATTTCATAAAAAAATATACAGGAGAAAAATAG
- the rsmB gene encoding 16S rRNA (cytosine(967)-C(5))-methyltransferase RsmB yields the protein MNVKVRVIDILNSVDEGKYSNIVLNAYFNSNSVEEKEKGFMTELFYGVIRNKIFIEYIIGKFTKKVKKKWMYNLLKISIYQGFYMNSDIKGVVWEAAEVTKNKYGIEMSKFINAVLRNIFRNIDNIREELENEERYDILYSYPEWIYKKLKKEYPENFLEVMESYKKVAKMSFRVNRLKYSEVEFEEYLEKNGINILKKVDSVYYVDSGKIINTDIFRSGKVIVQDGSSYYAAKLLGAKQGEKILDCCSAPGSKAMVMAENMNNIGEITAIDIYKHKIKLIKQNKKKCGAEIVLPRLHDATKIKGEFDKILVDAPCSSIGVIRKKPETLYNKEYKNIKELAKLQEEILENVSKSLKVGGELIYSTCTIFNEENGDNIKKFLENNKEFKVEKIELDDNINYSYDEIGGIKIGYKEEFLDGFYIIKLVRGE from the coding sequence ATGAATGTAAAAGTAAGGGTAATAGATATATTAAATAGTGTTGATGAAGGTAAATATAGTAATATAGTTTTAAATGCGTATTTTAATTCTAATAGTGTGGAAGAAAAAGAAAAAGGATTTATGACAGAACTATTTTATGGAGTTATAAGAAATAAAATATTTATTGAATACATTATAGGCAAATTTACTAAAAAAGTAAAAAAAAAGTGGATGTATAATTTATTAAAAATATCTATTTATCAAGGGTTTTATATGAATTCAGATATAAAAGGTGTAGTTTGGGAAGCCGCAGAAGTTACTAAAAATAAATATGGAATTGAAATGTCAAAATTTATAAATGCAGTTTTAAGAAATATATTTAGAAATATAGATAATATAAGAGAAGAGCTAGAAAACGAGGAAAGATATGATATTTTATACTCATATCCAGAATGGATCTATAAAAAATTAAAAAAAGAGTATCCAGAAAACTTTTTAGAGGTAATGGAAAGTTATAAAAAAGTAGCAAAAATGAGTTTTAGAGTAAACAGATTAAAATATAGTGAAGTTGAATTTGAAGAATATTTAGAGAAAAATGGAATAAATATTTTAAAAAAAGTAGATTCGGTATATTATGTTGATTCAGGTAAAATTATTAATACAGATATTTTTCGTTCTGGAAAAGTTATAGTTCAAGATGGAAGCTCATATTATGCAGCTAAATTATTAGGAGCTAAACAAGGAGAAAAGATATTGGATTGTTGTAGTGCACCAGGCTCTAAAGCTATGGTTATGGCAGAAAATATGAATAATATTGGTGAAATAACAGCAATAGATATATATAAGCATAAGATAAAGTTAATAAAACAAAACAAAAAGAAATGTGGAGCAGAGATTGTATTGCCAAGATTACATGATGCGACTAAAATAAAAGGAGAATTTGACAAAATTTTAGTGGATGCACCTTGTAGTAGTATTGGGGTTATAAGAAAAAAGCCAGAAACTTTATATAATAAAGAATATAAAAATATAAAAGAATTAGCTAAACTTCAAGAAGAGATATTAGAAAATGTGTCTAAATCACTAAAAGTGGGCGGAGAATTAATTTATAGCACTTGTACTATTTTTAATGAAGAAAATGGAGATAATATAAAAAAATTCTTAGAGAATAATAAAGAATTTAAAGTAGAGAAGATTGAATTAGATGATAATATAAATTATTCATATGATGAAATTGGTGGAATAAAAATAGGTTATAAAGAAGAATTTTTAGATGGATTTTATATTATAAAATTAGTTAGAGGTGAATAA